CTTGCCTACCGCATCATAATCTCGAATTAAGAGTGGGAAGTGAAAGTACTGTAAGTTTCATGTGATGAACGGCCGAGAGGAAATCTCCTACAGCGAAGGTGATTACCCATCATCGCCTAACTCAAGGCTGCGCTCAGCTGAGAAACAAGTAAATGACTGCTCTGTTATTATGACGGGGGAGTAAAGAGTTCGTGCAGGTATATAAGCAGGCGCAGAGCGGACAGAGGTCATACTTTGTCGTTCACTTCCAGAGGCAGCACAGCTCGTCACCACTCACCACTCACCATGAAGTGCATCGCTGTAAGTGTTCTCACTATTTGTTTTATCAGTGTCCATCACCTCTTCACTTGTTAACTGTTAATGTCTCGCCATTGTACTGATGGCACCGTAGAGCTATACTGGCTTTTGACCAGCATTTACTCATTTTTAATGAAGGGTATCTTTTAATTAAAGTCTGAAATGTCAGATCCTCAAAATGTAACACTTAAAATTTCAGATCAGCATTTATTGTAAGGATATAATAAATTCTTAAGCTTTTGGTGAtaatattataagtaaaaattttatatttgtactGACAAACGAAACGTTCCCTCCATCAAGTAATGgtagaatacttaaataaatgggCTAGATGGCGTTAATAGAACCACAACATTTGAATAGTTTGCCGAAAAACTTATCAGATATATACAGACTAAGAATGGCatacagtgttgttatttctaAGGTCAGCTGCGAATCCCTTTCAAAAATATGATGGATCCCAGGATAAGAATCACTGCTGTATATAATTGTATTTCGGATCACTATTTTACCGTGCCTCCTCTTTGCTGTTAACTAACTGCACGGTAGAACTGTAAACCTTCAGTGCATGGCAGCTGGGAGTATATCCATTTATCAGTAGGTCTTCTCTGTTTTATTTGGTGCCAAATTCATTTTCAGTGCGCTTTTTCTCCAAGGAATTTCACACCAAGAGCTTATATTGGCTTTTAGGATTTTGCAAAAGCGAAGAAAAATTCCAAGTAAAATTGTTGGTAAAGATGCCCAATTCCTTACAATATCGAGCAGGTAGGGAGCGTGGAGCTAGGTactacatcagtgtccagccaATCTATAATAGCAAACGTCTCACCCGGTTTCTGGCGTACAGCCCCAGTTGCATGTTGCCCATCTAAGGGCTTCCAGGAGcaactaaaatttaattttcagtatttcatataattactgaccgaatttaaaaattttaaatgctgtcattgTCAAATCATTAAGAGATATACCTTTATGCTAAATAGTTAATACGGCAAGACAGGTACTGCAATTAAAAATTGTATATGCGTCTTGAAGCAACGCAACTCAAGGCGCACAAAGAcccggactttattcatccagtcacTGAGAATGAGTGCACATAGCGACATCCAGCAAACTTTCCACATAATTGCCAACCTTTACGAGTATTTTGCAAACCGTATCCACGTATAACACTGAATTTATCTGCAAAATTGTGTaactgtacgatacatagttcaggagttaTGACTTCATATAGACtgtgatgcgtgaaaaactaacttTCTGCTTAAAACGGAGAGCAAATCAACCAGACTGTACTCCttcagcgacttgcaacaaactttaaacactaCTTCAAACCATTCTTAAACTTttgctcgcttacatgcttaacgtaggTTACTGAACACATTAACTCACTTGTAAAGCAGtcagaagctgttttatacacgggagtttATAAAGAATCGGAGGTTTACTCTTAGAGACCTAATACGAGAATATCTAGAGGCAGCTGCTCGGTTAGTTTAAGGGAGCAATTGTACTACTGTGCGTCCAAGTCTGacaaagtgtttaatttttctACATATAGTAAACGAAGACTGACACTTTCAGGACATTTATAGAAGATTAATGGTAATAAACTGACAAATGAAGTCTTCAAGTATCTCTGGAAAAAGAAATTAAGAACAAGCTCGATccgagaaaattaaaaatattatgaaatacacagcataaaagcagaataaacaagagagagagagaaaagagagagagagatatcgtcAGAAGTGCTAAATTTACAGGAATTCCAAGACAGATGCAGTTTTAGAATAGGCGTGATGTGGTGTGAACAAAGAAAAAAAGGAGACGTGGTGAAAACATGAAAACATGTTGGAGAAAAGAAGAACCTAGAAAAAAGCTGAAAGTGGCGATAGATCCCTATTTGGATAaaaggcaagaaaaaaaaaaacagcgtgtaCGCCTCTAAAGTGTAGTAGAATACTATCCCAGTTCTGTCTCGCTTGTTGTATTGCTCAGACATTGAGACTAAATTAgcgatgttcatttcattgtacttcGGTTACTTCTTACTTTAAATATGGCGTAATAACTTCCATGGCAGTCTATCGATGAACAGTTTGCTCATTAATTAACtgaattctttttcattcttattAGGTAAGTGAAAAAGGATAAACACAGGTTTGATATCATCCGTtgtctttgaccaatgacgtcataacaAGCCCCAAAATGCAACACAAACAGGATTTGAAATGAGGACCAATGGCATTCCCGTGGCACCGAAATACGTATAATCCTCAAATACAGAATCGTACGAATTTTTCATAATAAATGGTGAAGATAATGGGAGAACGCCGGGAAATTTGAGATTTTGCACAAGGGTAAATTAAAATAACAACTGCAAAATCACCGTAACGGCAAAACACACAAACCAGAAAAACAAGATACAATGGTTGGTATCAAAGATGCAAAAACCAAAAATTAGCGCGAACCAACATTGATATCGAAAACATCACTTGACCTATATAGTATAATTTAACCCCCGGTTCGGACCTATAGCAGTACAAAAAAACAAATCCGATACCAATAAACGTACCTAAAAATCGCTGTAGTCAACGAAACGCGGTATCGAAATAAATCAAAGCATTAATAATAAGTTAACATCACTATAACACACAAACTGAGCCTCGATCTCTCAAAGAAAGTAGTAAGTCCGGCAAGAATTTTATATTCATGTATCCATAAATAGTTTCATGTTTACGTAAATTGTAATCACTGCTTCCGCTCGTTAGTAGAAAACCCAAAGCTAATGTTTAATCTCTGACTAATGAATGACGTCATCCTTCACAACAGTACTACGTGATGGCTGAAACCTGACGTGCGGTATAACCAGTGAAAATGGTatttggtttaagtaattttatttctttggaatCAGTTGTCAATACGCTATTAAAAAAGTAATGAACGATTTAAAACAGTGACTGTCGGTGTTGTGCAAGACTATCCTGCGACCTGCAGCGCGCCTACCTCTTCTGGGAGAGCCCACTATACTAGCGGCGGCCCTTGTGTTTCAGCTGTGCCTGGTCGTCGCCGTGTCCTACGTGCTGGCCGACACCAAACCCATCGAGGTGATCTCCCGCGAGGAGGTCCACGATGCTGCCGGCCAGTATTCGCTCTCGTGAGTTCTGTCTGTCTGCCCTGTTCTGTAGTGAGATCAGTGAAATCCGGTATGGGattaagaatttttaaaattaatcaaatggttcaaatggctctgagcactatgggccttaacatctatggtcatcagtcccctagaacttagaactacttaaacctaactaacctaaggacagcacacaacacccagtcatcacgaggcagagaaagtccctgaccccgccgggaatcgaacccggaaatccGGGCGTGGTAAAATTAATCGAGAATGATTTTTGATTCTCGAGTTGCTTTTGCTTCTGTGGGTTATATGAACATTTAAATGCAAGGAAACGATTCGTGATTGTGGTAGGACTGCAATCGACTTTATCTTTTAGTAATAATAGGATGGAGCTACTCGAACGAAAAGTATAGGCGTTTCATACAGAAAACTTATACAAATAGTTTGATAATTGAATAAATTAAATTCTTTTCTGCCATTAATCAGTTTTACGGTTATATCCGTTCATATTTCATTTCATAGAGAACAACTGTCACATTCAAATATGTAGCCTGATTAAACCAACGGATTTGTAAATAGCATAATATTAAGCTGTGGATTAATGACACGTGTCTTGACCATGGCTGGAAGTACGAATAATCTCACTCTTTCTTACGTATTACACACACGACTGTATACGCAACAGGAGGCACTAGTGCTGAAATGGAGCATCTGATGTTTCCATGATACACTAAGCtgaaatttccattttcatttctatAAACATACAGCAACTCATCTCTTGCCTGCATTAGCGGTTTTAGACGTTCTAATAAAAAATATACGTCAATTTCTGTAATGACAAGAGGATTTCTTTAGATACCTACTCCCCTCACtccaattttcattttatttgaagtTGAATCATGGGTATGCCTAGGAGAAACAAATTTGCGTTAGTGGCTCTTGTGAATCAAAATAGCAAGTATACGACTCTGATTATTACGCAGTCGGATAACTTACTAAAAGCTTCTTACCGCGATCATAGTCATAAAGTACGATATCCTAGGATATGTGTAGTTGTTCATCCCTCCAACAGTAACAAGTCGATTAATGTAGGCTGTGGGTCCGCAGGTACCAGACGGCCAACGGCATCACGGTGGTGGAGCACGGCGAGCTGAAGCCCACCCCTGACGGCAAGGACCACGTGCTGATCAAGAGCGGCCAGTACCAGTACACCAGCCCCGAGGGCAAGCCCGTCGACATCAAGTACAAGGCCGACGAGTTCGGCTACGTCGCCACCGGAGACGCCATCCCCGTCGCACCCGTCGCCTAAACACCGTCACTTCACCTATAACTGTACAAACTCATTAGCCAAGTCAATAAATTAATTTAGCCTTCAACATTATGCAATGGATGTTTCAGTTATTTCTTGCAAAGTACCCCTACAGCCCTGAGAGTCTGAACAACAATTTTCCTTAATAGTCGCCACATTTCATCCATTATTTTCCACTTACTCTGAAATACAGCTAACCAAGTCCTTATGAGTAAATCTGGCAGTAGACGAACTGTTGTGAACTTTTGGATGCGTCAAGAATAGTACACACAGACCAAAATTCATGTACACCTGCCATAGTTAACGAATGGTAGAAGCATCTCGAGCTCAATAAAATGCTATTTCGTCAAGCTGCAGTGACAGAAGCAACACACAGTCGGCTTGTCGTGAACTTAATCTTTTTAGTATAGTGTTGATGCAGGAAATATTTCCGTGCTCGATTGAAGAGAAAAGATGGATGATGTGACTCTAATATACCTACGGTGACGAAATCTTTATACTGGAGCGCAAACTCAAACACTATTATAAAGAAGGAAATCGTCcaaggaacctcgctgctgctacggtcgcaggttcgaatcctgtctcgggcatggatgtttatgatgtccatagattagttaggtttaagtagttctaagtataggggactgattgacctcacatgttaagtcccatagtgcttagagtcattggaaccattttttgaaatcgtccaagcCCTTTTCAGTGAATGATTCGAACACTGATCCAAATCAGTTTAGagatatcacagaaaacctaaatcttaaAGACGTTAGAATGATTTGAGCGCCATTGCCTCCGAACGTGGTACCGGTGTATTGACCAATGCTCAGACTTGCTTTGTTTTGTTCGATTCATTTGGAAACAGTTTATAAATTTTTTGAATAAACACGTACTAATCTGGGCATTCATGCCATACGTGGAAACCTCAGTTGTGAGACATGGAGCATctgttcagtttgagaaagaagggCAAGTAGCCATACAGATCTTCAGTCCAattgaaataaaggaaaagcaaaaattCGTAATAATGGACGAGGATTTGAATCAGGGTAGAGAATATTGCGTACTTTGTGCCTTGCCTCATTCGAACTGCTTGCTGGAAAGAGTTGGTTAAACAAGGCAGTTGATGAGCCACATGTCTTCTAACTAGGGTCCATAAACACCGACACCACAAGGCTTTGGGAGGCACAACCTGCAGCGACAACCCTTCAACTGTGACTAAACACAGTGTTTCCCACAGTACACTGCGGTGGAATATGGAGTAACGAATAAGTCACACACTTTTGAACTTGATACATCTCATCTCTGTAACACTGATCGTCTCCGTAGTGTACTGGACTGCGTTGTTGGATTTTGACAAGGAGTTCTGGGGTTCGACTTAATACGATCCCtttttttgtgctgtaacatttaCAGTGAGATGTAGTAAGTACATGCGGACATTTGGTAAGTTGCTTAAACAACTGCCGGAGTGACGAAGAATGAAAAACTTTGTACTTCTCCTAAGGTAACATCCGCAATAAATCCGAGTTCAAAGTCTATAACATAAAAAGACCGCTCTACCTCTACTTGgtgtatatataaaaaagaaataaaacagtctGGACAGATCTGTGCGTACGCTATTTGCTATCTGATTTTTATATTTGGAAGCACCTCTAAATTACGACTGTCGAATAATTGTTTTAGAATCAATTTACAAGTTCCGATTTTTTTCTTCGTAGTGTTAGTCTCTCAGAAGACACCCTTGCCTTCGCAATGAATTCATCTTTCCACATCGATTAGGGATTGATAACCTTGTTACTGTGTATGAAACATGTAAacttgttgaactgtgtgttgtgttgtgcagATCATCTACGAATAAAATAGATAAGAAGAACTCGAATACCAGTTGAGTATTTGCTTAGACGATTATAGAATATTAGTAAATCTAAATTGTTCGTGGAATCGTATTTGCACAGTCACGTATTTATTCCCGATGGACTCACAGTACACAGGAGACGTCACACTGCAGACGATGTGACGCAACCTTAACACAGTGGACACGGAGCTACAATCAAATCTTGGACGTCCTCCTATTACTGAATCACACTGGGAAGACTTTTTACGTAAGACCACAGACATCAAATACCAAATAACTTACTTAATTTCGATGACACTTTGATCACTTTCTTTAAGGAACTTCCATTAGTTGGCTTCCTGATGAAGGAGTTGTGGCTCCTGAAAAATTGCCTTTTAAATCCATACATGTCTCGGTTAGTTGATCCATTCCACCATTTATCTAGTACTGCAtcttaatattttttataatatgaGCTATAGCACTAAAGGAAGTTCGAGATCGTCGCTAAATCGGTATTAAGGAATCGAAAGAATAACGAGATGGGATGTTAAAGTCTCATACCACGCAATCCTTAAAAGACAATTTCAAAATAAGCTGTAATAAAATAACCCATAACGGAATCTGATCCGATTTTTATACAGTACTGAGACCATATAAAATCAGAGGCATTATATATtgcacattacaaaaacaacaattTTTCTTAATTGACTGCTGAAGCAACTAGAAGCAACTAGGTTTGTACCTGAGTACGCTACAGAGGATTTTGAGTTTAGGCAGCTGTCCGTATACAATTATAAATGGAATTTCTAAGCTTCTTCTAACATCACCAAGTCGTGCAAGTGGTATATAAAACAGAGTAATATTTGACTCGTTGATTTTATAGATTACTAACaggtacatggaaatgaaattttcttcgTTTTATAACACAAGAACACATCATCGAAATATCTCGAGCATTTATGCAGATGAGTTAAAAAAGCAAACCTGGAAATCATATTTGTAACTttggataaaaacttctcatcgattaaGGCTGCAAACGCTTGCCCGTGAGAACCCGCTGTATACACTAAACTTTAATGAAATATTCTTCTTCAGTAGCGGGAACAGCTTGATGCTTTACGGAAGACCTCAGACTATTGTTCATTAAATCTGGTCATTAACAATGTGACGTTAACTCTCTGATCGCCACAAGATAACTGACATGGCCATCGTACCAAGTACTTAACCAAAACCCATATTAATAGTTGGGCTACTCAGAGGAGTGTCAGAACAACTGTACCGGTCGTGGTGATACAAGCTGCCttattttccgttacaaacaaCACAGCTACCGTCACATACATAAATGACAAAACCAGTTCCTGATATCCTGTCACACGTAAGATCGTGACATTTCAGCATGCAGAGTTACAATAACTCACCATCTTAAGCAGTCATGCATAACATAATAGAAAACGTGTACACTTATAACTCGACGTAATTGTTCAGGATGTCTTATACAGGCGCATTACATTGATATATCGCGTAAAGCTGTTTTTATGGGTCTCCAAAATCACTTGTATTGGTGAACGAATGTAACGGTGCAGCAAAAATAAGCGTTATGAAATCTAGGAAGATTTTCACAAAATGAGCATTTGGGATGGTATTAGCAGATGTCCCTACATGTGGAAGTAGT
This genomic stretch from Schistocerca cancellata isolate TAMUIC-IGC-003103 chromosome 2, iqSchCanc2.1, whole genome shotgun sequence harbors:
- the LOC126155513 gene encoding larval cuticle protein 16/17-like, whose product is MSSMEKNLCLVVAVSYVLADTKPIEVISREEVHDAAGQYSLSYQTANGITVVEHGELKPTPDGKDHVLIKSGQYQYTSPEGKPVDIKYKADEFGYVATGDAIPVAPVA